GGGAAATTACCCCAGAACCGATCGATCGGGGGGTCTGTGTTACCGCCTATCCAGGTGCAGTCCCGTTGTATTTGATCAGCAACTATGGCACCGTCTCTGTGGCCCAGCAGTGGTTCTATGGCTTTGACTTGGCTGTGGAACGCTATCGCGGGTTGGACGATCGGGAAGACCATTTTCATGCTGCCACCTTCGAGATTACGTTGCAACCGGGAGAAACCCTGACGCTGATTGCTGGAGCCGGAAATCGACCTGGCGCGGATGGGAATGGGGCCTGGATGGATCGTCGGGCCCATGAGCAGAAGTTGATGGGGTTCTGGCGCACCAACCGACCTGAGCACAGTCGGGATGTACCGGAGTGGGTTACTCGTCTGGTGCTGGCTGCTGATCAATTTGTGGTCGATCGGGCCACTCCCAATGAACCCTACGGTAAAACCCTGATTGCCGGTTATCCCTGGTTTGGCGACTGGGGGCGGGATACGATGATCAGCCTGCCTGGTCTCACCCTGGCCACGGGACGGGCGGAGGTTGCCCGATCGTTGCTCCGCACTTTTTCGGGTTACGTGAGCCAGGGGATGTTGCCCAACCGCTTTCCCGATGCTGGGGAAACGCCGGAGTACAACACGGTGGATGCGACCCTCTGGTATTTCGAGGCGATTCGGGCTTATCACACGGCTACTGAAGATGATGACCTCCTGCAAAAACTTTATCCCGTGCTGGCCGAAATTATTGACTGGCACTGCCGGGGTACGCGCTACAACATTCACCTGGATGCCACCGACGGGCTTCTTTATGCTGGGGAGGCTGGAGTGCAGTTGACCTGGATGGATGCCAAAGTCGGAGATTGGGTGGTGACGCCGCGCATCGGAAAGCCGATCGAGGTCAATGCCCTTTGGTATAATGCCCTGCGGACGATGGCCCACTTTGCCCGCCAGTTGGGCAAGCCCCATAAGGAATACGAAGCCATGGCCGATCGGACCCAGGTCCGCTTTTCCCGCTTCTGGAATGACGCTCTGGGCTATTGCTACGATGTCCTGGATACGCCCGATGGGAATGATGCCTCCCTGCGTCCCAATCAGATTTTTGCTGTTTCTCTGCTGGAGAGCCCTCTTTCCACGGTGCAGCAACGGGCTGTGGTAGATACCTGTGCCCAGCGGCTGTTAACCTCCCATGGGTTGCGCTCTCTGGCTTCGGGGCATTTGCAATACCAGGGCCATTATGGTGGGGATCCCCGCCAGCGAGACGGAGCCTACCATCAGGGTACTGTGTGGGGCTGGTTGCTGGGACCGTTTGTGCTGGCTCACCTGCGGGTCTACAAAGATCCGGCTCTGGCACGGCAATTTCTGGAGCCGATGGCCGATCATCTGTTCAGCCATGGTTTGGGGACCCTGAGTGAAATCTTTGATGGGGATATGCCGCTCACGCCCCGGGGGTGTTTTGCCCAGGCCTGGACGGTGGCCGAGGTCTTGCGGGCCTGGTTGGCAACGGAACAGTTATAGTAGGGGCAAGAATTATGCCCCCTTGCGATCGTTGAGGAAGTTGTTCCATGCCGTTGGACTCCAA
The nucleotide sequence above comes from Leptolyngbya sp. 'hensonii'. Encoded proteins:
- a CDS encoding amylo-alpha-1,6-glucosidase; protein product: MGIGFGREICGDLNAAESREWLVTNGIGGYAAGTVAGLLTRRYHGLLIAALNPPLGRTLLLSKLDETVEYDDRPYSLHTNRWVDRTVSPQGYQQIERFFLEGTTPVWRYGVADALLEKRIWMQQGANVTYIQYHLRRASLPLFLSIKALINYRDYHGKTRGQGWEITPEPIDRGVCVTAYPGAVPLYLISNYGTVSVAQQWFYGFDLAVERYRGLDDREDHFHAATFEITLQPGETLTLIAGAGNRPGADGNGAWMDRRAHEQKLMGFWRTNRPEHSRDVPEWVTRLVLAADQFVVDRATPNEPYGKTLIAGYPWFGDWGRDTMISLPGLTLATGRAEVARSLLRTFSGYVSQGMLPNRFPDAGETPEYNTVDATLWYFEAIRAYHTATEDDDLLQKLYPVLAEIIDWHCRGTRYNIHLDATDGLLYAGEAGVQLTWMDAKVGDWVVTPRIGKPIEVNALWYNALRTMAHFARQLGKPHKEYEAMADRTQVRFSRFWNDALGYCYDVLDTPDGNDASLRPNQIFAVSLLESPLSTVQQRAVVDTCAQRLLTSHGLRSLASGHLQYQGHYGGDPRQRDGAYHQGTVWGWLLGPFVLAHLRVYKDPALARQFLEPMADHLFSHGLGTLSEIFDGDMPLTPRGCFAQAWTVAEVLRAWLATEQL